The following is a genomic window from Coriobacteriaceae bacterium.
CGTGAGCGTTGTGCTGGTAATTCCAGTGGCCATTGTCTGCGCGTTCATTTGTCTTGAATCTCCCGGAAACCCGCTGTATGCACAGGAGCGCGTCGGCAAGGGCGGTAAGGCTATCAGGATCCTTAAGCTTCGCAGTATGGTCGCCGACGCCGGCAACGTGCAGAAGTATCTGAGTCCTGAGCAGCTACATCAGTGGGAAGTCGAGCGCAAGGTCGATGACGATCCTCGCATTACCAAAGTCGGCCAGTTTATCCGTAAGTGCTCGATTGACGAGATGCCGCAGTTCCTGAACGTTCTGAACGGCGACCTTTCCGTCATCGGACCGCGCCCCATTACAAGAGACGAACTTGAACAGCACTTTTCCGATGAGGAAAAGGCTGAACTGCTTTCTGTCCAGCCCGGCATAACGGGCCTGTGGCAGGCGACTGACCGCAACGCTGCGACCTTCGAGAGCGGCCTGCGTCAAAAAATTGAACTTCATTACGTGCGCAACCGATGCTTCCGTATGGACTGGAAATGCTTTACCGGCACCTTTGGTGCCATGTTCGGCAAGAAGAGGACGGGACGATAGATGGCTAATCCTATTCGTGTCGCACAGATAGTTGGAAAAATGAACGGCGGCGGCGTCGAGGCTGTTGTCATGAATTACTACCGCCATATTGACAAAAGCAAGGTGCAGTTCGATTTTCTTATTGATTCAGACTCGACCCTGGTTCCGCGTGAAGAGATTGAATCGCTCGGTGGCAGGGTCTTTGAGATTCCGCCCTATCAGCATGTAATTGAATACCAGCGAGAGCTTCAACGTATCTTTAAACAAGAGGGCTGGAAGATTGTGCACAGTCACATTAATGCACTTTCGGTCTACCCTCTTCGTGCCGCTGCGAAGGCCGGTGTTCCGGTGCGCATCGCCCACAGTCATTCTACGAGTGGTAAGGGTGAGTATGCCAAGAATGCTCTTAAGGCTGTGCTGAAAACGCAATCTAACCGGTATCCGACGCATCGCTTTGCATGTAGCCGGTTTGCCGGTGAGTGGCTTTTCGGCAAAGATGCTAACTTCGAGGTTGTATACAACGCTATTGATTTGAACAGCTTCCGCTTCAATGCAGAGGCTCGCGAACAAGCACGAACCGACCTGGGCCTTGTTGGCGGTCAGTTTGTAATTGGGCATGTTGGTCGGTTTATGGCGCAGAAGAATCATCCGTTCTTGATTGATGTTTTCGCCGAAGTCGCAAAACGCCGCGACGACGCCGTCCTGTTGCTTGTCGGCTCCGGTGAAGACAAGGACTCCATAAAGGCATTGGTGGATGAACACGGCCTTTCAGACTGCGTTAAATTCTTGGGACAGAGAAACGATGTAAATCGACTATACCAGGCATTTGATGTGTTCGTTCTTCCAAGCCTTTATGAAGGTCTGGGCCTCGTTGGTGTCGAGGCTCAGGTGTCTGGTTTGCCATGTCTGCTAAGTGATGTTATTCCGCGTGAGGTGGATGTAACAGGGGAGTGTACGTTTCTGCCCATTGATACTCCTGTCGAATGGGCTGATGCGATTTGCTCTCTTTCAAAAAAGTCTTATGAGGGACGTAAATCCACTTCTCTTGATTCATTTGCAAATTACAACATTGATCAACAGGCTGATTGGCTTTCAAGGCGATATTTGCAGCTAGCAAACGGAGACATAATTTGATGGACAAAAGAGTCAAAAACGTCATTATTGTTGATGACACTGCTGATAATTTTGGTGGAACTGCCCAAATCGCCTATATCACTGCCGTGGTTCTTCGTGACTGCGGATATAACGTTGTTTACTTTGCTGGTTGCGGGCCAATACATAGCCGCCTTAACGGTTTTAGGGTTGTTGTCGCAAATGAGAGGCCGTTTCTCGAATCGGCTAATAAGGTTTCCGGTGCCATTAACGGACTGCACAGCGGTAAAACTTATAAGAAGTTTTGCTCTCTATTAAACGAATTTAATCCTGATGACACTGTCGTGCATGTTCATTCATGGACTCATGCGCTTTCATCTTCAATTTTTGATGCTATTGCCGATTTAGGCTTTAACGTGCTCGTTACGCTCCATGAATATTTTCTTGTATGCCCTAATGGTGGGTTTTATGATTTTAAGAAGCATGAAATCTGCCATTTGAAACCATGTTCCGCAAAGTGCATCCAATGCAATTGTGATAAGAGAAGCTATGGACAGAAGCTGTATCGAGTAGCTCGCATTGCTCTTCAAATTCGCTCAATCAGGCGTGCTCATCCAAAGTTCTGTTACCTTTCGGATTTTACCTACGATATTATGCGCGGGAGTGAATTCGATGATGGTATGCCATGTATTCTTCCAAACCCTATTTCTGTTGAAGGGGAGTTTTCGCCTGGCATACCGTCTGAAAAGTTCGGCTACTTGTTCGTGGGCCGTTTCGATAAGGAGAAGAACCCTGAGTTGTTTTGCAGAGCTCTCACTTCGTTGGGTTTGCCAGGAACGTTATGCGGATCTGGTCCTGAGTTCGAGAGGCTAAGAGACGCTTATCCAAATCTAAATTTTTTGGGTTGGTGTGATAAGGATATTCTCGCTGAACAGTTCAAAACAACTAAAGCCTTGGTGATGACTTCATCTTGGTATGAAGCTTCGCCTTTGGTGTGCCTTGAAGCCATGCTCACCTCTGGTATTCCATCAATCGTTCCGGATACCTGTGGAGCTATTGCATATATCAAGGATGGTGAAAATGGTCTCCTATTTAAAAATGGCGATGTTTCCTCTCTTTGCGAGGCGATTTCCAAGCTAGAAGACAGCAGATACTACGAAATGCTTTGTGAATCAACCAGCCTCTCGGTGCCTTCTCTCCAAGAAGACCGAAGCTATGAGACTTACGCAAAGAGGGTTATCAATCTTTACGAGGGGTTATATGTTTAAGAGGATTATATATATCGTTAAGTCGGACTTAGCGTTCTATCCCCCCTGCATGTCACAAATAAGAATGATTAAAGATTTGGGCGTGCAGATTGAAGTCTGGTTTGGTTCCAGCAAGGATACGGCTAAGGAAATTCTAAAAGGCGAGGGCATTCCTTTTACAGAGCTCGTTGATCCGCATCTGAGCGTTGGCGGAAAACTGGATACGTTGAATAACTGGACTCATTTCCGCAAAGCCGTTCTCGCCCGCCTAAAAAAAGAGCCAATGGATTATCTTATCTGGTTTGGAACTGCTGAATCTGCGCTTCCGCTTTACGGGGCACTTTCCGGTATTCCCTATGTGGCCACGGCGCTTGAGCTGTGTGATGATCAACCGACAAAAGAACGACTATTTGCGGCGGTTTGTCGCAAGGCTCTTGCAGTTACGTGTTGCGAGTTAAATCGTGCCTACTATATGAAAATTAAATGGGGGCTGAATTCGCTTCCCTCAGTTTTCCCGAATAAGCCTTACGGGCTAAAAGCGGGTGAAATCCCCTCTGTTTCGACAAACGTCACAAAGCAGATCTTGGATGAGCTTGACGGAAGAAAGATCCTTCTTTACCAGGGGCTATTCCAGCGTCCTGAATATGTTGCGCCCATCGCTGAGGCTCTTCGTATGATGGAGTCTGATTACGCTTTCGTTCTTATGGGAAAAGATCGCTACGGTACGACTGAACGAATGAAGGAGATTTACCCGGATACTTTTGTGTATGGTTTTGTTCCAGCGCCAAAGCATTTGGAAATTACTGCAAGGTCGCGAATTGGCGTCGTGCTTTATGATGACACATCGCTTAATAAGGCCTTTTGCGCGCCTAATAAAATATATGAGTATGCAGCATTTGGCCTCCCTACGCTTGCCAATCGTTTGCCGGGCTTGGTTACAACTGTTGAGGCCAGCGGCAGCGGTAAGTGCGTTGACTTTGAACCCGAATCAATAGCCGATGCTATTAAGCAAATCGATCATGAATATAGTCAATTTAGATCTTGTGCATATGATTTCTTTAATGGAACAGATAATCTTGCTGTTATGAAATCGCTGCTGCAGAGTCTTGGTGCATTTGATGAGGCGGACGATTAATGGAGCTTTGGCGAGTTGCCCTTGACTGGATGCTGATCCTGCTTTCTTCATTTTATTTGTGCGTAATTTATAATCGATTAATTATGAAGCCGCAGGTTTCTATTGCAAACTATGTATATTTAATTTTATGGGCGTTCTGTTGTCTACCTATTTTGCTCGATTATGCAATTGGTAGGCCAAGTTACCAGACAGTTTACTGGTATAAACCTTTTATAGCCCCAATGGCCAATGACTATGTGTCGGCCATTTATGACCTCTTGCTTATATCGGCCTGCACTTCATTGTTTTTCTACTCAAATTACTATCAAAAAAAGAAGATTAAAGTTCAAAAAAAATGGGGAGGGGTG
Proteins encoded in this region:
- a CDS encoding glycosyltransferase encodes the protein MFKRIIYIVKSDLAFYPPCMSQIRMIKDLGVQIEVWFGSSKDTAKEILKGEGIPFTELVDPHLSVGGKLDTLNNWTHFRKAVLARLKKEPMDYLIWFGTAESALPLYGALSGIPYVATALELCDDQPTKERLFAAVCRKALAVTCCELNRAYYMKIKWGLNSLPSVFPNKPYGLKAGEIPSVSTNVTKQILDELDGRKILLYQGLFQRPEYVAPIAEALRMMESDYAFVLMGKDRYGTTERMKEIYPDTFVYGFVPAPKHLEITARSRIGVVLYDDTSLNKAFCAPNKIYEYAAFGLPTLANRLPGLVTTVEASGSGKCVDFEPESIADAIKQIDHEYSQFRSCAYDFFNGTDNLAVMKSLLQSLGAFDEADD
- a CDS encoding glycosyltransferase family 1 protein, encoding MANPIRVAQIVGKMNGGGVEAVVMNYYRHIDKSKVQFDFLIDSDSTLVPREEIESLGGRVFEIPPYQHVIEYQRELQRIFKQEGWKIVHSHINALSVYPLRAAAKAGVPVRIAHSHSTSGKGEYAKNALKAVLKTQSNRYPTHRFACSRFAGEWLFGKDANFEVVYNAIDLNSFRFNAEAREQARTDLGLVGGQFVIGHVGRFMAQKNHPFLIDVFAEVAKRRDDAVLLLVGSGEDKDSIKALVDEHGLSDCVKFLGQRNDVNRLYQAFDVFVLPSLYEGLGLVGVEAQVSGLPCLLSDVIPREVDVTGECTFLPIDTPVEWADAICSLSKKSYEGRKSTSLDSFANYNIDQQADWLSRRYLQLANGDII
- a CDS encoding sugar transferase, whose amino-acid sequence is MTTKEMTECSASVGESLAVQKIQPSGTLAYRFLKRLFDFVFSLCVSVVLVIPVAIVCAFICLESPGNPLYAQERVGKGGKAIRILKLRSMVADAGNVQKYLSPEQLHQWEVERKVDDDPRITKVGQFIRKCSIDEMPQFLNVLNGDLSVIGPRPITRDELEQHFSDEEKAELLSVQPGITGLWQATDRNAATFESGLRQKIELHYVRNRCFRMDWKCFTGTFGAMFGKKRTGR
- a CDS encoding glycosyltransferase family 4 protein — protein: MDKRVKNVIIVDDTADNFGGTAQIAYITAVVLRDCGYNVVYFAGCGPIHSRLNGFRVVVANERPFLESANKVSGAINGLHSGKTYKKFCSLLNEFNPDDTVVHVHSWTHALSSSIFDAIADLGFNVLVTLHEYFLVCPNGGFYDFKKHEICHLKPCSAKCIQCNCDKRSYGQKLYRVARIALQIRSIRRAHPKFCYLSDFTYDIMRGSEFDDGMPCILPNPISVEGEFSPGIPSEKFGYLFVGRFDKEKNPELFCRALTSLGLPGTLCGSGPEFERLRDAYPNLNFLGWCDKDILAEQFKTTKALVMTSSWYEASPLVCLEAMLTSGIPSIVPDTCGAIAYIKDGENGLLFKNGDVSSLCEAISKLEDSRYYEMLCESTSLSVPSLQEDRSYETYAKRVINLYEGLYV